A genomic window from Thiomonas arsenitoxydans includes:
- a CDS encoding AAA family ATPase — translation MSNNIVWLDFNDAAEPREDLISDTEALRAGLLDRLEAVLHYLFPQGRIRGGKFYVGDTDGSPGKSLVVELEGPRRGLWKDFATDEGGDVIDLWARSQGLSARHDFSRLATELRQWLGIAPPAPSVARHAVRTVAVDELGPYTAKWDYLTPDGDLIACVYRYDPPTGKEYRPWDVRARMWRAPDPRPLYNLPAITKSSLVVLVEGEKCADALIACGIAATTAMNGAKAPIDKTEWYPLARRSVLIWPDRDSPGWDYAENAARACVAAGCASVAILVPPSDKPDKWDAADAVAEGFDCSEFIAQGERRVIKAASPILPTFTLGALLDDDSPLPPDLISPRVLTPAGMLVFGGAPKVGKSDFLLAWLTHMAAGAAFLGMHPPRPLRVFYLQAEVQYHYLRERVKEVRIPASRLLDARTNFVATPQLRLVLDDAGLAQVIPAIANAFGGEPPDIIAIDPIRNVFDGGDAGGENDNGAMLFFLSQRVDRIRQAVNPDAGVILAHHTKKLGKKQFEEDPFQALAGAGSLRGYYSTGMLLFRPDEIRTTRQLIFELRNGAGIPIKHVDKIIGEWREVDANDRLVMKDYGERLDAERRRKRDAILQILFDEAAAGHCYTANQFAESFEGKAGLGGERTIRERISALSTQGYIKYFRNAVDYGLPSSGRTKFGYLCVEGMVLRAPGGDPDPATGELPMREHAVLPTHYKCPHSGAAMPVENPEVWVYHDELNDPEAP, via the coding sequence ATGAGCAACAACATCGTGTGGCTGGACTTCAACGATGCCGCCGAACCGCGCGAGGATCTCATCAGTGACACGGAGGCACTGCGCGCCGGCTTGCTGGATCGGCTGGAAGCGGTCTTGCACTACCTGTTCCCGCAAGGTCGCATCCGGGGCGGCAAGTTCTATGTCGGCGATACCGATGGCTCGCCCGGCAAGAGTCTGGTTGTCGAGCTCGAAGGTCCCCGTCGCGGTCTGTGGAAGGACTTTGCCACCGACGAGGGAGGTGATGTCATCGACCTGTGGGCACGCTCCCAGGGCCTGTCCGCCCGACACGACTTCTCGAGACTGGCGACAGAACTCCGCCAGTGGTTGGGTATCGCCCCACCTGCGCCGTCCGTGGCGCGTCACGCCGTTCGCACCGTCGCCGTCGATGAGCTTGGTCCTTACACCGCAAAGTGGGACTACCTGACACCAGATGGCGATCTGATCGCCTGCGTGTACCGCTACGACCCGCCGACTGGCAAGGAGTACCGCCCTTGGGATGTGCGCGCTCGGATGTGGCGGGCGCCTGATCCGCGACCCCTTTACAACCTGCCGGCGATCACCAAGTCTTCGCTGGTCGTCTTGGTCGAGGGCGAAAAGTGTGCTGATGCCTTGATTGCTTGCGGCATCGCGGCGACCACCGCGATGAACGGCGCGAAGGCGCCGATCGACAAGACCGAATGGTATCCCCTGGCTCGGCGCTCGGTGTTGATTTGGCCGGATCGTGATTCGCCAGGCTGGGACTACGCCGAGAATGCGGCACGCGCTTGTGTCGCGGCAGGCTGTGCTTCCGTTGCGATCCTGGTGCCACCATCGGACAAGCCCGACAAGTGGGACGCTGCCGATGCTGTTGCCGAAGGATTCGACTGCTCTGAGTTCATTGCGCAGGGCGAGCGACGGGTGATCAAGGCGGCGTCGCCCATACTGCCGACCTTCACGCTGGGTGCGTTGCTGGATGACGACTCGCCGCTGCCGCCCGATCTCATCTCTCCGCGCGTGCTCACGCCCGCAGGGATGCTGGTCTTCGGCGGCGCGCCCAAGGTCGGCAAGAGTGATTTTCTGCTGGCCTGGCTGACCCATATGGCTGCAGGCGCAGCCTTTCTCGGCATGCATCCACCGCGACCCCTGCGCGTGTTCTACCTGCAGGCCGAGGTGCAGTACCACTACCTGCGTGAGCGGGTCAAAGAGGTGCGCATCCCGGCCAGCCGGCTTTTGGATGCCCGCACGAACTTCGTGGCCACGCCCCAACTGCGCCTCGTGCTGGACGACGCTGGCCTCGCTCAGGTGATTCCAGCCATTGCGAATGCGTTTGGCGGCGAGCCTCCGGACATCATCGCCATCGATCCCATCCGCAATGTGTTCGATGGTGGCGACGCCGGTGGCGAAAACGACAACGGCGCGATGCTGTTCTTTCTCTCGCAGCGTGTTGACCGGATTCGTCAGGCGGTCAACCCAGACGCCGGGGTGATCCTGGCTCACCACACCAAGAAGCTGGGCAAGAAGCAATTCGAGGAAGACCCGTTCCAGGCCCTGGCCGGTGCCGGAAGCCTGCGCGGCTATTACTCGACCGGCATGCTGCTGTTCCGGCCCGACGAGATCCGTACGACACGCCAGCTCATCTTCGAGCTGCGCAACGGCGCCGGTATTCCGATCAAGCACGTCGACAAGATCATCGGTGAGTGGCGGGAGGTCGATGCCAATGACCGCCTCGTCATGAAGGACTACGGCGAACGTCTGGATGCCGAGCGCCGTCGCAAGCGGGACGCCATCCTGCAGATCTTGTTTGACGAGGCGGCTGCCGGGCACTGCTACACCGCCAATCAGTTCGCTGAGTCCTTTGAGGGCAAGGCAGGGCTCGGCGGCGAACGCACCATCCGCGAGCGGATCTCGGCGCTGTCCACCCAGGGATACATCAAGTATTTCCGCAACGCGGTGGACTATGGCCTGCCATCGAGCGGTCGCACCAAGTTCGGCTACCTGTGCGTCGAGGGCATGGTCCTGCGCGCACCCGGCGGCGATCCCGACCCCGCCACCGGCGAGTTGCCGATGCGTGAGCACGCGGTGCTCCCCACCCACTACAAGTGCCCGCACTCCGGGGCGGCGATGCCCGTCGAGAACCCGGAAGTGTGGGTCTATCACGATGAACTGAACGATCCGGAGGCCCCATGA
- a CDS encoding DUF6362 family protein → MAEWTVDLVADRFWEAARTSHRLPPVRVQGYFNCWPAIQRMPWENLGAEPPIIRFPPEPAAIDRMLETMQWVLWLEVEQRHLVWMRAERYRWKEICCRFGCDRTTAWRRWQAALAIVVSQLNGATKPVAA, encoded by the coding sequence ATGGCTGAATGGACCGTTGATCTCGTCGCCGATCGTTTTTGGGAGGCCGCACGCACCTCCCATCGTCTGCCACCCGTCCGAGTCCAGGGCTACTTCAACTGCTGGCCAGCCATCCAACGCATGCCTTGGGAGAATCTCGGGGCAGAGCCGCCCATTATTCGTTTCCCACCAGAGCCGGCAGCCATCGACCGCATGCTGGAGACGATGCAATGGGTGCTCTGGTTGGAGGTCGAGCAGCGCCACCTCGTCTGGATGCGCGCCGAGCGCTATCGGTGGAAGGAGATCTGCTGCCGATTTGGCTGTGATCGAACGACCGCCTGGCGCCGCTGGCAAGCCGCCTTGGCGATCGTCGTGTCCCAGCTCAACGGCGCGACCAAGCCCGTGGCAGCATGA
- a CDS encoding crossover junction endodeoxyribonuclease RuvC: MSGGRERVGHPACGTSILALDLGTQTGWALLGRDGAITSGSELFKPQRFDGGGMRYLRFKRWITEVKQSADGLNAVFFEEVRRHAGVDAAHAYGGFMAHLTAWCEHHQIPYQGVPVGTIKKHATGRGNASKDDMVAAARCRGHAPADDNEADALAILHWAIETQEL; encoded by the coding sequence TTGTCCGGCGGCCGGGAACGTGTCGGTCATCCGGCCTGCGGCACATCGATCCTGGCCTTGGACCTCGGGACCCAGACTGGCTGGGCATTGCTCGGTCGTGACGGTGCCATCACCAGCGGGTCCGAGCTCTTCAAGCCCCAGCGCTTTGATGGTGGAGGCATGCGCTACCTGCGGTTCAAACGTTGGATCACGGAGGTCAAGCAGTCGGCCGATGGATTGAACGCGGTGTTCTTTGAAGAGGTTCGTCGGCATGCCGGTGTGGACGCCGCTCACGCATATGGCGGCTTCATGGCCCATTTGACCGCCTGGTGCGAACACCACCAGATCCCATACCAGGGCGTGCCGGTCGGCACGATCAAGAAGCACGCCACCGGGAGGGGCAATGCGAGCAAGGACGACATGGTCGCTGCTGCGCGCTGCCGCGGCCATGCACCTGCGGACGACAACGAGGCCGATGCTCTGGCGATCCTGCACTGGGCCATCGAGACCCAGGAGCTGTGA
- a CDS encoding site-specific DNA-methyltransferase: MNILNVAYRKVETLIPYAKNPRTHTDAQIAKIAASIVEYGWTNPVLVDGANGVIAGHGRLAAARNLGLTEVPVIELAHLTPAQKQAYVISDNRLALDAGWDEELLVLELAELSESGYDLALTGFDDGEIESFLARAAEDDGAQSSESNADAADDVPEAPQVPVSQVGDVWAIGRHRLICGDSTDASVVAALMEGERAQLCFTSPPYGNQRDYTSGGIADWDALMRGVFANLPTTADAQVLVNLGLIHRDNEFIPYWNAWVEWMRTTGWRRFAWYVWDQGPGMPGDWSGRFAPSFEFVFHFNRESRKPNKIVPCKFAGQETHLRADGSSTAMRGKDGEVGGWTAAGQPTQDFRIPDSVIRVMRHKGKIGQDIDHPAVFPVVLPEFVIEAFTDQADIVFEPFGGSGSTMLAAERTGRTCRAVEIAPEYVDVAIRRFLQNHPQEEVTLVATGQSFAEVTKQRLFVGETGQ, encoded by the coding sequence CTGAACATCCTCAACGTCGCCTACCGCAAGGTTGAGACGCTGATCCCTTACGCCAAGAACCCGAGGACCCACACCGATGCCCAGATCGCCAAGATCGCGGCAAGCATCGTGGAGTACGGGTGGACCAACCCGGTGCTGGTGGACGGTGCCAATGGCGTCATTGCAGGACACGGGCGTCTGGCCGCCGCGCGCAATCTAGGTCTCACCGAGGTCCCGGTCATTGAACTGGCGCACCTGACGCCGGCGCAGAAGCAGGCCTACGTGATCTCCGACAACCGCCTGGCGCTTGATGCTGGGTGGGACGAAGAATTGCTGGTGCTGGAGTTGGCGGAACTCTCCGAGTCCGGCTATGACCTGGCGCTGACCGGCTTCGACGATGGCGAGATCGAGTCCTTCCTGGCCCGAGCAGCCGAGGACGACGGCGCGCAGTCCAGTGAGTCCAATGCGGACGCCGCAGACGACGTGCCCGAAGCGCCACAGGTTCCGGTGAGTCAGGTCGGTGACGTGTGGGCGATCGGACGGCATCGCTTGATCTGCGGCGACTCGACCGATGCGTCGGTGGTTGCAGCGTTGATGGAGGGCGAGCGCGCCCAGCTGTGCTTCACCTCACCACCCTATGGCAACCAGCGGGACTACACCAGCGGTGGCATTGCCGACTGGGACGCTCTCATGCGCGGCGTCTTTGCCAACCTGCCGACGACTGCCGACGCACAGGTGCTGGTCAACCTCGGCCTGATCCATCGGGACAACGAGTTCATCCCGTACTGGAATGCCTGGGTCGAGTGGATGCGCACCACCGGCTGGCGACGCTTCGCGTGGTATGTCTGGGACCAAGGGCCGGGCATGCCCGGTGACTGGTCGGGACGCTTCGCGCCCAGTTTTGAGTTCGTGTTCCATTTCAACCGCGAGAGTCGCAAGCCGAACAAGATCGTCCCCTGCAAGTTCGCGGGACAGGAGACGCATCTGCGCGCTGACGGATCCTCGACGGCGATGCGCGGCAAGGACGGTGAGGTCGGCGGCTGGACGGCCGCAGGACAGCCGACGCAAGACTTCCGCATCCCCGATTCGGTAATCCGCGTCATGCGGCACAAGGGAAAGATCGGGCAGGACATCGATCACCCGGCCGTCTTCCCGGTGGTACTGCCCGAGTTCGTGATCGAGGCCTTCACAGATCAGGCCGACATCGTGTTCGAGCCGTTCGGCGGCAGTGGCAGCACCATGCTGGCGGCCGAGCGCACGGGGCGCACCTGCCGCGCCGTGGAAATCGCGCCGGAGTACGTCGACGTAGCGATCCGGCGGTTCCTGCAGAACCACCCGCAAGAGGAAGTCACGCTCGTGGCCACGGGCCAGAGCTTTGCAGAGGTGACCAAGCAGCGGTTGTTCGTCGGGGAGACGGGGCAATGA
- a CDS encoding helix-turn-helix domain-containing protein encodes MSVKHLNQRQLADRWDVSEATLERWRSEGIGPVFLKLQGRVLYRLEDVEAFESDSLRKSTSERVDAGGAA; translated from the coding sequence GTGAGTGTCAAACACCTCAACCAACGCCAACTGGCGGACCGTTGGGACGTCAGCGAAGCCACTCTGGAACGCTGGCGGTCCGAAGGAATCGGTCCGGTCTTTCTGAAGCTGCAGGGGCGCGTTCTCTACCGCCTTGAGGACGTCGAGGCCTTCGAGTCCGACAGCCTGCGCAAGAGCACGTCCGAGCGGGTCGATGCGGGAGGTGCGGCATGA
- a CDS encoding DUF6511 domain-containing protein, whose protein sequence is MRCAICYRKAKGYGWFNPRLKPSDPNRYSDKWVFCSRRCQDAFCLLMTKTEARMIDPSDMELAAMRACLSPLGEYVGSIGMERPLADYTREEVLALIDVVVTAYQDQMIEEHEIMAAKDRAFLEERLARQGQTSPKGVPF, encoded by the coding sequence TTGAGATGCGCGATCTGCTACCGCAAGGCCAAGGGCTACGGCTGGTTCAACCCTCGGCTCAAGCCGAGCGACCCGAATCGCTATTCCGACAAGTGGGTGTTCTGTTCGCGCCGTTGTCAGGATGCGTTCTGCTTGCTGATGACCAAGACGGAGGCTCGCATGATCGATCCGAGTGACATGGAGCTGGCCGCGATGCGCGCGTGCTTGTCGCCGCTGGGTGAGTACGTGGGCTCGATCGGCATGGAGCGCCCACTGGCGGACTACACCCGAGAGGAGGTGCTGGCACTGATCGACGTCGTGGTCACGGCGTACCAGGACCAGATGATCGAAGAACACGAGATCATGGCCGCAAAGGACCGTGCCTTCCTGGAGGAACGCCTGGCACGCCAGGGCCAGACATCTCCGAAGGGGGTGCCGTTCTGA
- a CDS encoding DEAD/DEAH box helicase produces the protein MMLRPRQSLLVERTLAALGEHGNTLAVAPTGSGKTIMLSAVTGRVLAEPDAKACILAHRTELTGQNRDKFVRVNPGMSTSVFDANEKSWRGQATFAMVQTLSRQAHLDQMPTLDLLVIDEAHHASSPTYRAVIDSVLARNPRAGICGLTATPNRGDGKGLREVFSNVADQITLGEMIAAGHLVPPRTFVIDVGVQDALRHVRRTAMDFDMDEVASILDKRLITEAVIKHWKANASSRKTIVFCSTVAHAQNVCDAFVEAGVHAVLVHGELSDADRKARLADYETGRAQIVVNVAVLTEGYDYTPTSCVVLLRPSSYKSTFIQMVGRGLRTVDPEEFPGVIKTECIVLDFGTASLMHGSIEQEINLDGHLGEGEAPTKDCPDCGAIVSLACMECPLCGHVWEREPQELGVLADFVMSEIDLLKRSNFRWCDLFGHDDALMATGFSAWGGIFFLNGRWHAIGGGKDLRPQLLAVGERTVCMAKADDWLNDHESADSAYKTRRWLNEPPTDKQLRYIPEQMRADFGMTRYQASALLAFQFNKSSIQRLVVSANDGHREAA, from the coding sequence ATGATGCTCCGTCCCCGTCAATCCCTCCTGGTGGAGCGCACCCTTGCGGCGCTCGGCGAACATGGGAACACACTGGCTGTTGCACCCACCGGGTCAGGCAAGACCATCATGCTGTCGGCTGTGACTGGCAGGGTGTTGGCCGAGCCCGATGCGAAAGCCTGCATCCTTGCGCACCGCACTGAACTGACCGGCCAGAACCGGGATAAGTTTGTGCGGGTGAATCCTGGCATGAGCACGTCCGTGTTCGATGCCAACGAGAAGTCCTGGCGCGGTCAGGCGACGTTCGCGATGGTGCAGACCCTGTCGCGTCAGGCCCATCTCGACCAGATGCCCACTTTGGATCTGCTCGTGATCGACGAGGCGCACCATGCGTCGTCACCGACCTACCGGGCAGTCATTGACTCGGTGCTGGCCCGCAATCCTCGAGCTGGCATCTGCGGTCTGACTGCCACGCCGAATCGCGGTGACGGCAAGGGCCTGCGCGAGGTCTTCTCAAACGTCGCAGATCAAATCACGCTGGGCGAGATGATCGCGGCCGGGCACCTTGTGCCGCCGCGCACCTTCGTGATCGACGTCGGTGTGCAGGACGCACTTCGCCATGTCCGTCGCACCGCGATGGACTTCGACATGGATGAGGTCGCATCCATTCTCGACAAGCGGCTGATCACGGAAGCGGTGATCAAGCACTGGAAGGCGAACGCGTCGTCGCGCAAGACCATCGTCTTCTGCTCGACGGTCGCGCATGCGCAAAACGTCTGCGATGCGTTTGTCGAAGCAGGCGTACACGCCGTGCTCGTCCACGGCGAGCTGTCCGATGCGGATCGCAAAGCGCGCCTCGCGGATTACGAGACTGGGCGTGCCCAGATTGTGGTCAACGTGGCGGTGCTCACCGAAGGCTACGACTACACGCCCACCAGCTGCGTCGTTCTGCTGCGACCCAGCTCCTACAAGTCCACCTTCATCCAGATGGTCGGTCGTGGTTTGCGGACCGTCGACCCTGAGGAGTTTCCGGGCGTGATCAAGACCGAGTGCATCGTGCTGGACTTCGGCACAGCCAGCCTGATGCACGGGTCGATCGAACAGGAAATCAACCTCGACGGGCATCTGGGCGAAGGTGAGGCGCCAACCAAGGACTGCCCAGACTGCGGCGCCATCGTTTCGCTGGCCTGCATGGAGTGCCCGCTGTGTGGGCATGTGTGGGAGCGGGAGCCGCAGGAACTGGGCGTGCTGGCGGACTTCGTCATGAGCGAGATCGATCTGCTCAAGCGCTCCAACTTCCGCTGGTGCGACCTGTTCGGGCATGACGACGCACTGATGGCGACCGGCTTCAGTGCTTGGGGCGGCATCTTCTTTCTCAATGGCCGCTGGCACGCCATCGGTGGCGGGAAGGATTTGCGGCCGCAGCTGCTGGCCGTCGGCGAGCGTACGGTCTGCATGGCCAAGGCCGACGACTGGCTCAACGACCACGAGTCCGCCGACTCCGCCTACAAGACCCGGCGCTGGCTCAACGAGCCGCCCACCGACAAGCAGTTGCGCTACATCCCTGAGCAGATGCGTGCGGACTTCGGCATGACCCGCTACCAGGCGTCGGCCTTGTTGGCCTTCCAGTTCAACAAGTCGTCGATTCAGCGGCTGGTCGTCTCGGCCAACGACGGCCATCGGGAGGCCGCTTGA
- a CDS encoding ATP-binding protein, whose translation MSLPIITADQRFAERRGVKGVLVGKSGIGKTSQLWTLKPTATLFFDLEAGDLAVEGWAGDTIRPRTWQECRDFAVFIGGPNPALREDQPYSQAHFDAVRARFGDPSVLDKYETVFVDSITVAGRLCLQWCKGQPQAYSEKTGKPDSRGAYGLMGQEMIGWLTHLQHTRRKNVWFVGILNEALDDFNRRVFSLQIDGSKTGLELPGIVDEVVTLAELKADDGSGYRAFVCHTLNPWNYPAKDRSGRLDAIEEPHLGRLMEKIAGPAKPAIERLDFARPSPASTPESTSTQES comes from the coding sequence ATGAGCCTGCCCATCATCACCGCCGACCAACGCTTCGCCGAGCGCCGTGGGGTAAAGGGCGTGCTCGTTGGCAAGAGCGGCATCGGCAAGACCTCGCAACTCTGGACGCTGAAGCCCACGGCCACGCTGTTCTTCGACCTTGAGGCTGGCGATCTCGCGGTCGAAGGTTGGGCAGGCGACACGATCCGGCCCCGCACTTGGCAGGAGTGCCGTGACTTCGCGGTCTTCATCGGTGGCCCGAACCCGGCACTGCGCGAAGACCAGCCCTACAGCCAGGCCCACTTCGATGCCGTGCGCGCGCGCTTTGGCGATCCATCGGTCCTGGACAAGTACGAGACCGTCTTCGTCGACTCGATCACCGTGGCTGGACGTCTGTGCCTGCAATGGTGCAAGGGGCAGCCGCAAGCCTACTCGGAGAAGACCGGCAAGCCCGACAGCCGTGGCGCCTACGGGCTGATGGGCCAGGAAATGATCGGCTGGCTCACGCACTTGCAACACACGCGCCGCAAGAACGTGTGGTTCGTCGGCATCCTGAATGAGGCCCTGGACGACTTCAACCGCCGGGTCTTCTCACTGCAGATCGACGGATCCAAGACCGGGCTCGAGTTGCCCGGGATCGTCGACGAGGTCGTGACCTTGGCCGAACTCAAGGCCGACGACGGCAGTGGGTACAGGGCATTCGTCTGCCACACGCTGAACCCATGGAACTACCCGGCGAAGGACCGTTCCGGTCGGCTTGATGCCATCGAGGAGCCCCATCTCGGCCGCCTCATGGAAAAGATCGCCGGCCCGGCCAAGCCCGCCATCGAGCGACTCGATTTCGCTCGTCCCAGTCCCGCTTCCACCCCCGAATCCACTTCGACTCAGGAGTCATGA